The Urbifossiella limnaea genome has a window encoding:
- a CDS encoding Gfo/Idh/MocA family protein produces MIRLGILDFDTSHCTAFTQRLHHVGVDREQFVEGARIVVGCPGESVLSPERIAGFTAEMRKYEVPLVERPTDMIGRVDAMLIESVDGTVHLARARPFLERGIPCFVDKPFACSAADARALIDLAARHKTFVFSSSSLRYAPEVVEYVGNAAKGRLLGCDVYCPAPLSPIPARNAGLYHYGIHGAEILYTLMGPGCRRVTCTSDAGVDVVTGHWGDGRVATLRGIRTGKADYGFVGFAEKTVQSVTVGTRFIYRELLKKIVEAFEKKTPAVDPAVTLEIMAFIEAANKSGANHGAAEAVRT; encoded by the coding sequence ATGATCCGCCTCGGTATCCTCGACTTCGACACGTCGCACTGCACCGCCTTCACCCAGCGGCTCCACCACGTCGGCGTGGACCGCGAGCAGTTCGTCGAGGGGGCGCGAATCGTCGTCGGCTGCCCCGGCGAGTCGGTCCTGTCGCCGGAGCGGATCGCCGGCTTCACCGCCGAGATGCGGAAGTACGAGGTGCCGCTCGTGGAGCGGCCGACCGACATGATCGGCCGCGTGGACGCGATGCTCATTGAGAGCGTGGACGGCACCGTTCACCTCGCCCGCGCCCGGCCGTTCCTGGAGCGCGGCATCCCGTGCTTCGTGGACAAGCCGTTCGCCTGCTCGGCCGCCGACGCCCGCGCCCTCATCGACCTGGCGGCGCGGCACAAGACGTTCGTGTTCTCGTCGTCGTCGCTGCGGTACGCCCCGGAGGTGGTGGAGTACGTCGGCAACGCGGCGAAGGGCCGGCTGCTGGGGTGCGACGTGTACTGCCCGGCGCCGCTGTCACCCATCCCGGCCCGGAACGCGGGGCTGTACCACTACGGCATTCACGGCGCGGAAATCCTCTACACCCTGATGGGGCCGGGCTGCCGCCGCGTGACCTGCACGAGCGACGCCGGCGTGGACGTGGTGACGGGCCACTGGGGCGACGGCCGCGTGGCGACGCTCCGCGGCATCCGCACCGGCAAGGCCGACTACGGGTTCGTCGGCTTCGCCGAGAAGACGGTACAGAGCGTGACCGTGGGGACGCGGTTCATCTACCGCGAGCTGCTGAAGAAGATCGTGGAGGCGTTCGAGAAGAAGACGCCGGCCGTGGACCCGGCGGTGACGCTCGAAATCATGGCGTTCATCGAGGCGGCGAACAAGAGCGGCGCGAACCACGGCGCCGCGGAGGCGGTGCGGACGTGA